The Gemmatimonadota bacterium region TCGCGAGACCCTGAGCCTGGTGCGCCGGTCGGGGGCGAGGAAGCGCGCGGTGGGCAGGGGCGTGCGTGGGCCGGGGTGCGGGCGGAGCATGTGGAGCAGGACGACCCCCGCGGCGAAGGCCGCGCCCAACGCCAGCGCCCACGGCCGCGCGAAAACCATGGCCTAGGCGCCCCGGCGCGGCAGCCAGGAGAGCAGCGCCCTCTCGACCGGCGTGTCGGTGCCCAGCGCCGCGTACTCCACCCCGCGGGCGCGCAGCGCCGACTCCATGCCCGAGAAATAGCCGCTCACGCGCGCCCTGAATCCCGCATCGGCCCCAGGCGCCGCGGCGACCTCCACCTCGGGCCGATCGGGATCGAAGAACCGCGCCGGCTCCAGCGGCGCCCGTCCCTCTTCCTCCGGCGTGAGCGGCCGCAGCACGATCACCTCGTCGCCGCGCGCGCGCAGGCGCCCGAGCGCCGCCACCAGTCGCGTCGCCGCGTCCTCGGCCAGCAGGTCCGAAATGAGGATCACTCGGCCTCGGCGCGGCAGCGCCGTGGAGGCTCGCTCCACCGCTCGGGCGGCGTCGTCGGATCCCGACGCGCGTATGCGTTCGAGGGCAAGCAAAAGGTCGTGCAGGTGTCCCCGCCGATTGCGAGGTCGCAGCAGGAGCTCTCCCCCTGCGCCGGTGCGACCCAGGCCGACCGCGTCGCCCCCGCGCAGCATCAGGTGCGCCAGCGCGGCGGCCAGCATCTGCGCGTAGCGGAGCTTCGTGAGCCCGTCCGCTCCGGCGTACGCCATGGAGGCGGAATCATCGACGATGAGAAACGCCTGCAGGTTGGATTCTTCGCGGAACTGCCTCACGTACAGCCGGTCGGTGCGGGCGAACAGGCGCCAGTCCACGTGACGGGACTCGTCGCCCTGCTGATAGGCCCGGTGGCGATCGAACTCCCGCCCGGCGCCCAGGAGGGTCGCCCTGTGGCTGCCGGTGAACACCCCGGAGACCACCGTGCGGGCCACGAAGTCCAGGCCACCCAGGGTCGCCATGATGTGTGGCGGAAGGAGCGCGTTCATCGCCCGACGGTAGCGGGTCCAACAGGGTGGCGACAACGCCCTCGCCGGGAGCTCCCGTGGCGGGAACGTGAAAAACCTTGACCGCCGCTCGGAACCCGCATATGGTTCGGTATCGAAATATACGGAATCGTTACATTCGGTTCCGTAGTATCGTCGGCGCCGCGCACGCCGGCGCCACAGGGGCCGCGCCCGGAGGCTGATTGGCCGAACCGCTGC contains the following coding sequences:
- a CDS encoding DUF58 domain-containing protein codes for the protein MNALLPPHIMATLGGLDFVARTVVSGVFTGSHRATLLGAGREFDRHRAYQQGDESRHVDWRLFARTDRLYVRQFREESNLQAFLIVDDSASMAYAGADGLTKLRYAQMLAAALAHLMLRGGDAVGLGRTGAGGELLLRPRNRRGHLHDLLLALERIRASGSDDAARAVERASTALPRRGRVILISDLLAEDAATRLVAALGRLRARGDEVIVLRPLTPEEEGRAPLEPARFFDPDRPEVEVAAAPGADAGFRARVSGYFSGMESALRARGVEYAALGTDTPVERALLSWLPRRGA